AAGGCCACATAATCCGCTTCGGCATTCAAGTAAAGCGGAAGTTTCTCCTTGTCGGCCTTCTCCACATGCAGCTCGACAGAGCCGCTATTGGTAAATTTAAAGGCGTTCGACAACAGATTACGAAGAATTTGCTTCACACGATGGCTGTCCGTGACAATGCTCTGCGGAATATCTGCACCAATGTGCACACCCAGGTCAATATGCTTGCGGGATGCAACGGCGGCAAAATTCTGCTCCACGAAGGCTTCAATATCCGGAAGCTGAACATCCTCATAATTGATCTCCATTTTCCCTGCATCCACTTTGGACAAATCGAGAATCTCATCAATCATTTTCAGCAGATCGGAGCCCGACATATAAATAGTCTGTGCATATTCAATCTGCTTATTGCTCAGATTTCCATCCTTATTCTCCGACAACAGCTGTGATAATATCAGCAGGCTGTTAAGCGGGGTCCGTAGTTCGTGGGACATATTGGCCATGAACTCCGACTTATATTTGGTTGTAATCGAAAGCTGCTTCGCTTGCTGCTCAAGCTGCATTCTCGCCTTCTCGATTTCATCGTTCTTCTCTTCCACTTCCTGCACCTGTTCCTCAAGCGCACGCGTCTTGGCAACAAGCTCGGTATTGTAATGCTCCAACTCTTCCTGCTGGCGCTGCAGCAAGTCCTCGGAACGCTTGAGGGCATTGGTTTGCTCCTCCAGATTTTCGTTCGTACGGCGAAGCTCTTCTTGCTGGGTCTGCAGCTCTTCCGATTGAACCTGAAGTTCCTCGGTCATGGCTTGCGATTCGCGCAGCAGCTGCTCCACCCGCAGACGGCCTGTAATATTGTTCAGAATAATGCCAAGAGATTGACTCAGCTGAGATATTAGCTGCTGCTGTAATGAGGTTGTTTCCTCAAAGGCTGCCAACTCCATAACACCCATCACTTCATTTTCAAACAGAATCGGATAGATCATGACGGATACCGGCTTCGATGATCCCCATGCGGATTCCACCTTCATGTAATCCTCCGGTGCGCTTCTCAGTACGATCGGTTTCTTGTCGAATGCAACTTGACCAACAAGCCCTTCCCCGATCATGAAAGAAATCTTCGGTTCTTCGCCGCCTTCATGGGCGTAAGAGCCCTTCATCTCCAACTTATTCGGATGTTTGTCTTCTTGACGGATATAGATAGCTCCATAATGCGCACCCAAAATTGGCGTGAACTCGCTGATGAACCGCTGACCGACTTCCTCTAGGGAATTGATCCCCTCCAGCAGCTCCGTGACTCTGGCCATATTCGAGTTCAGCCAAGACTGATCACGCTGCGCCTGGAGATAGGTTTCCTCGATACGCTGCTTCTCAATAATGTCTTCCGACAGGTCTTTAAATACCCGAGCCACATCGCCAAACTCATCCTTGGACGTAACTTTAATACGACGGATCGCCTTCAATCTGCCTTCGCCAAAGCTCTTCAGCATCATGGAGACCACGTTGATGCCCCGGGTAATGCTTGGGAGAATCCATAGAATGACCAGCATTCCGATTAACAATCCGCCAGCCATGATATAGATGAACATTTGGACAGAGCGGTCATATGCCGCTTTTGCTGCTGTTATTTCATCATTGATCTTCTGGTTCTCATAACTGCTAAGCTCGTTCAAACTCGTCAGCATCTCTTCCTGGACAGCTTGTCCAGTCGAGCTGCGTAGCAGATTGGCCTCTGTTGCATTGCTCTTTGCCAATAGTTCCAATGTCTTGTTTTGATAAACGATATATTGATTCACCGCACGATCAATCCGGACTAACAATTGCTGCTCTTCGGCGGTATTTGCACTTTCCTTGATCGCTTTAAAATACGCCTGAGTTTGTGTTGTCATCGTTTCCAGTTCCTGTTCGGACACAGCGTACGTGGACTGGTCATTACTCAGTATCATATTCGTAAGCTCACGCGCCATATCGTTGACCTCTCCGCGCATTGCGCTGGAGTTTCGTACCTTTTGATAGCGCTCCTGATAGACCTGATCCATCTGGTCTTTCATATAAGTGATTCGGTCATAACCAATCAAGGTCAGAACCAGCATGAGCGCCAGTAAAGTCGTAAAACCAATGACTAACTTGCTCCTAAGCTTCATTGATTGGTTTCCTCTCCTTTTTTAAGAGATATCCAAACCAGGCATTTATCGTCCTCTCGCTCCTGCGATGGATCATCCACAAAATATTGCTCCTTCATTTCATCTTCTCGCCAATGATGAGGGCCGCCCAAATGTTCCTTCAAATACTCCAGCTTCTCGTCATGACCCCCCTCTACCAGCTCAAGCAGGCCATCCGTATACATAACCAAGTGTCCTTCGCCTTCATACTGAAAGCTTCTAGGCTCCATGTCTTCGATCCGGTCGAATAACCCCACTGGGCAGCAGCCTTGATCCAAGGTCATCACATCCCCGCTTTCCTGAAAGAAAAGAGCCGGAGGATGGCCTGCATTGACATAGTCCACCCGCTTCAAACGGGTGTCTACAACAAGATAGATCGCTGTAAAATAGTACTGTATCAGCTGTTCGCCGAGGTTTAACTGATTGAACCTGCGGTTCAATTCCTGAACCACCTTCTCCGGTTCGACATAAGTTGTCACCGTGTCCTTCAAAACCGAAGCGATGAACATGCAAAATAGGGACGAAGTAATCCCGTGTCCCATCATATCCAGCAGAATCACGCCATAACGGCCTTCGCCAAGCGGGTACCATGCATACAAATCCCCCGCCAGTTCCGCTGAGGGCTGGTATAACGCATGAATCTCAAGCTGATCATCTTCAATTGGTGAGCTCAAAACGGCATTCTGAACCATGGCCGCAAGCTTCAATTCAGCTTGGACCCGCTGTTCCCTCTCAATATGCCAGTCTTTCTCA
Above is a window of Paenibacillus sp. FSL K6-1330 DNA encoding:
- a CDS encoding response regulator, producing MKLRSKLVIGFTTLLALMLVLTLIGYDRITYMKDQMDQVYQERYQKVRNSSAMRGEVNDMARELTNMILSNDQSTYAVSEQELETMTTQTQAYFKAIKESANTAEEQQLLVRIDRAVNQYIVYQNKTLELLAKSNATEANLLRSSTGQAVQEEMLTSLNELSSYENQKINDEITAAKAAYDRSVQMFIYIMAGGLLIGMLVILWILPSITRGINVVSMMLKSFGEGRLKAIRRIKVTSKDEFGDVARVFKDLSEDIIEKQRIEETYLQAQRDQSWLNSNMARVTELLEGINSLEEVGQRFISEFTPILGAHYGAIYIRQEDKHPNKLEMKGSYAHEGGEEPKISFMIGEGLVGQVAFDKKPIVLRSAPEDYMKVESAWGSSKPVSVMIYPILFENEVMGVMELAAFEETTSLQQQLISQLSQSLGIILNNITGRLRVEQLLRESQAMTEELQVQSEELQTQQEELRRTNENLEEQTNALKRSEDLLQRQQEELEHYNTELVAKTRALEEQVQEVEEKNDEIEKARMQLEQQAKQLSITTKYKSEFMANMSHELRTPLNSLLILSQLLSENKDGNLSNKQIEYAQTIYMSGSDLLKMIDEILDLSKVDAGKMEINYEDVQLPDIEAFVEQNFAAVASRKHIDLGVHIGADIPQSIVTDSHRVKQILRNLLSNAFKFTNSGSVELHVEKADKEKLPLYLNAEADYVAFAVRDTGIGIPADKTDLIFEAFQQVDGTTSRKYGGTGLGLSISRELSRLLGGGILVESEEGKGSCFTLFLPANPPDLVEGTQQAAAAIEAPPERNLIVPKAKMITKEAQPSVQVDDDRNQLGPTDKVLLIIEDDVKFARILMDMARGRGFKALVALQGDIGLEMAKSYKPDAIILDIQLPVIDGWSVMGELKSSAVTRHIPVHVISVVDEVKQGLMMGAIAYLKKPSSREALEGAFTHIESYTEKSMKHLLIVEDDDIQRNSIIELIGHDDVSITAASTGAEALTELHKQHYDCMVLDLMLTDMTGFELLDQIRDDEKLVDLPIIIYTGKDLDSKEEMQLRKYAESIIIKDVKSPERLLDETTLFLHRVEADLPEDKRKILQKLHNKEELFEGKKILLVDDDIRNVFALSSVLEGYHMEVTFAENGREAIELLQEHPDYDLVLMDMMMPEMDGYEAMRRLREMPEFEKLPIIALTAKAMKEDRAKCIEAGASDYMKKPIQTEQLLSLMRVWLYS
- a CDS encoding SpoIIE family protein phosphatase; this encodes MRILIVDDNPTNVIIIREILKKENYQNTLSASSALEMLEHLGIGDRSRELHPRRADIDLILLDMMMPEMDGIEACRIVQQYEHLKDIPIIMVTAVGDSKKLAEALDAGAVDYVTKPINKVELMARIRLALRLKHEKDWHIEREQRVQAELKLAAMVQNAVLSSPIEDDQLEIHALYQPSAELAGDLYAWYPLGEGRYGVILLDMMGHGITSSLFCMFIASVLKDTVTTYVEPEKVVQELNRRFNQLNLGEQLIQYYFTAIYLVVDTRLKRVDYVNAGHPPALFFQESGDVMTLDQGCCPVGLFDRIEDMEPRSFQYEGEGHLVMYTDGLLELVEGGHDEKLEYLKEHLGGPHHWREDEMKEQYFVDDPSQEREDDKCLVWISLKKGEETNQ